From Pseudoleptotrichia goodfellowii, a single genomic window includes:
- the rhuM gene encoding virulence RhuM family protein, which translates to MSNEIIIYNTDDGKSKIELHLENNTVWLNQMELAELFQTSKQNISKHIKAIFDDGELEKKVVVNYKLITTQHGAIEGKTQTKEVAYYNLDMILAIGYRVRSPRGIQFRNYASTILKEYLIKGFAMNDERLKEFGGGTYFKELLERIRDIRSSEKVFYRQVLDLFATSIDYNSKSDEAKKFFATVQNKIHYAIHHNTASELVYDRVDAEKEFMGLTSFKGNLPTKKEAETAKNYLSEKELRGLNQLVSGYLDFAERQAEREIQMTMKDWINHVDNILKATGEDLLEGNGKITRQKMKEKVNEEYKKFQQKTLSQVEKDYLKEIKEIEKRVKEKEKR; encoded by the coding sequence ATGAGTAATGAAATAATTATTTATAATACAGATGACGGAAAATCTAAAATAGAGCTTCATCTTGAAAATAATACTGTTTGGCTGAATCAGATGGAGTTAGCAGAGCTTTTTCAAACGAGTAAGCAAAATATAAGTAAACATATAAAAGCTATTTTTGATGACGGAGAATTGGAGAAAAAAGTGGTTGTCAACTATAAGTTGATAACCACTCAACACGGTGCAATAGAAGGAAAAACACAAACTAAAGAGGTGGCATATTATAATCTGGATATGATACTTGCAATAGGTTATCGTGTGCGTTCTCCACGTGGAATACAGTTCAGAAATTATGCTTCGACTATTTTGAAAGAATATTTGATAAAAGGCTTTGCTATGAATGATGAAAGGTTAAAAGAATTTGGCGGAGGTACTTATTTTAAAGAGCTCTTAGAACGTATTCGGGATATTCGTTCAAGCGAAAAAGTATTTTATCGTCAGGTATTAGATTTATTTGCGACAAGTATTGATTATAATTCAAAGAGCGATGAAGCCAAAAAGTTTTTTGCAACGGTGCAAAATAAGATACATTATGCAATTCATCATAATACAGCGAGTGAACTGGTATACGATAGAGTAGATGCCGAAAAAGAATTTATGGGATTGACTTCTTTTAAAGGGAATCTGCCAACAAAAAAAGAGGCAGAAACTGCGAAAAACTATCTTTCAGAGAAAGAATTAAGAGGTCTTAATCAACTCGTTTCGGGATATTTGGATTTTGCCGAAAGACAGGCGGAAAGAGAAATACAGATGACAATGAAAGACTGGATAAATCATGTGGATAACATATTAAAAGCTACGGGCGAGGATTTGCTGGAAGGTAACGGTAAAATTACAAGGCAGAAAATGAAAGAAAAAGTAAATGAAGAATATAAGAAATTTCAGCAGAAAACTCTTTCACAAGTGGAAAAAGATTATTTGAAGGAGATAAAGGAGATTGAGAAGAGGGTAAAAGAAAAAGAGAAACGATAA
- a CDS encoding restriction endonuclease subunit S produces MFEKVEWKKLGEIIDYEQPTKYIVNSTQYDNKFKIPVLTAGQTFILGYTNEIEGIYKASKENPVIIFDDFTASNHWVDFEFKVKSSAMKILKSKNQFVNLRYCYHYIKTINFDVTEHKRIWISKYSQLEIPIPPLETQEKVVKILDKFDTLINDLSQGLPKEIELRQNQYEYYREKLLDFPKEN; encoded by the coding sequence TTGTTTGAAAAAGTAGAGTGGAAGAAGTTGGGGGAGATAATAGATTATGAACAACCTACAAAGTACATCGTAAATTCCACTCAATATGATAATAAATTTAAAATACCTGTCTTAACTGCAGGTCAAACATTTATTCTTGGATACACCAATGAAATAGAGGGGATTTATAAAGCTAGTAAAGAAAATCCTGTTATAATATTTGATGATTTTACAGCTAGTAATCATTGGGTTGATTTTGAATTTAAGGTTAAATCATCAGCAATGAAAATTTTAAAATCTAAAAACCAATTTGTAAATCTTAGATATTGTTATCATTATATAAAAACTATAAATTTTGATGTTACAGAACATAAGAGAATATGGATATCAAAATATTCACAATTAGAAATCCCAATCCCTCCATTGGAAACTCAGGAAAAGGTTGTGAAAATCCTCGATAAATTCGATACTTTAATAAACGATTTATCCCAAGGGTTACCGAAAGAAATAGAATTAAGACAGAATCAATATGAATATTATAGGGAAAAATTATTGGATTTTCCAAAAGAAAATTAA
- a CDS encoding restriction endonuclease subunit S, with protein MTKIEKLLKNEKVEWKKLGEVCEIVKGKQFNKRDMLEESLYPVINGGILPSGYIEVFNQEANTITISQGGASAGYVNFIENRFWLGAHAYAIIPREKILKRYVYHFLKMNQEKLQERQEGAGIPSIAKSVLENLEIPIPSLETQEKIVKILDKFTNYVTELQSELQSELQSRTKQYNYYRDKLLSEQYLNKISEKIDKFEDKEYKLRVTTLGEIGEIKMCKRILKEQTSTKGTVPFYKIGTFGKKADSFISREIFEEYKKKYSYPKKGEVLISASGTIGRTVIFDGEDCYFQDSNIVWLSHNESKVLNKYLYYYYQIVNWNPSSGGTIKRMYNYNLVNMKIFLPPIEIQDKVVKVLDKFQELLKDTKGLLPQEIEQRQKQYEYYREKLLTFDEKCGNTHTHTHTQ; from the coding sequence ATGACTAAAATAGAAAAATTATTAAAGAATGAAAAAGTGGAGTGGAAGAAATTGGGGGAAGTTTGTGAGATAGTAAAAGGAAAGCAATTTAATAAAAGAGATATGTTAGAAGAGTCTTTATATCCAGTGATAAATGGAGGGATATTACCATCTGGATATATTGAAGTGTTTAATCAAGAAGCTAATACAATTACAATTTCTCAAGGAGGAGCCTCAGCTGGATATGTAAATTTTATAGAAAATAGATTTTGGTTGGGAGCACATGCTTATGCTATTATTCCAAGAGAAAAAATCTTAAAAAGATATGTTTATCATTTTCTTAAAATGAATCAAGAGAAGCTGCAAGAAAGGCAAGAAGGGGCAGGAATTCCCAGTATAGCAAAATCTGTTTTAGAAAATTTAGAAATCCCAATTCCTTCATTGGAAACTCAGGAAAAAATTGTAAAAATACTTGACAAATTCACAAATTATGTTACTGAATTACAATCTGAATTACAATCTGAATTACAATCGAGAACTAAACAATACAATTATTATAGAGATAAGTTGCTTAGTGAACAGTATTTGAATAAGATTTCTGAGAAGATTGATAAATTTGAAGATAAAGAATACAAATTAAGAGTTACTACTCTTGGAGAAATTGGTGAAATAAAAATGTGTAAAAGAATTTTAAAAGAACAAACTTCTACAAAGGGAACAGTTCCTTTTTATAAAATAGGGACTTTTGGAAAAAAAGCAGATTCATTTATTTCACGAGAAATTTTTGAAGAATACAAAAAAAAGTATAGTTATCCCAAAAAAGGAGAAGTATTAATTTCTGCAAGTGGAACAATAGGAAGAACTGTTATTTTTGATGGTGAAGATTGTTATTTTCAGGATAGTAATATTGTTTGGCTTTCGCATAATGAAAGTAAAGTTTTGAATAAATATTTATATTACTATTATCAAATAGTTAATTGGAATCCTTCAAGTGGAGGGACTATAAAAAGAATGTATAATTATAATTTAGTTAATATGAAAATATTTTTACCACCGATAGAAATTCAAGATAAAGTAGTAAAAGTTTTGGATAAATTTCAAGAATTATTGAAAGACACAAAAGGATTATTGCCACAAGAAATAGAACAAAGACAAAAACAATATGAATATTATCGTGAGAAGCTATTGACTTTTGACGAAAAATGTGGTAACACACACACACACACACACACACAATAA
- a CDS encoding ABC transporter ATP-binding protein yields the protein MASVTITGVTKSFGNVQVLQEFNQKFEDGEFITLLGPSGCGKTTMLRLIAGFEKPSSGEVYIGDRIVSGKDSFVSPEKREIGMVFQSYAVWPHMNVYNNIAYPLKIKKASKSEIEEKVNKALKIVHLEQYKDRFPSELSGGQQQRVALGRALVAQPEILLLDEPLSNLDAKLREEMRYEIKEITKKLKITVIYVTHDQIEAMTMSDRIVLINKGEIQQIGTPQEIYSRPNNIFVANFVGKVDFIKGKVQDGNILLNDSDGQTLPNKSDLNGNVIVAIRPENVILSDDGEIKGKVFSKFYLGDCNDLRVEVGNGNILRVTARASTYDTLKVGEEVRLKVLDYFIFEDDGEDKTKIMT from the coding sequence ATGGCTTCGGTAACAATAACAGGAGTAACAAAATCATTTGGAAACGTACAGGTTTTACAGGAGTTCAATCAGAAATTTGAAGACGGAGAATTTATAACGCTTTTAGGTCCGTCGGGTTGCGGTAAAACTACTATGTTGAGATTGATAGCAGGTTTTGAAAAACCGAGTAGCGGAGAAGTTTATATAGGAGACAGAATCGTTTCAGGAAAAGACAGCTTTGTATCTCCCGAAAAAAGAGAAATAGGAATGGTATTTCAGTCTTATGCGGTTTGGCCTCATATGAATGTATACAATAATATTGCTTACCCTTTGAAAATAAAAAAGGCAAGTAAAAGCGAAATAGAAGAAAAAGTAAATAAAGCTCTTAAAATAGTCCATTTGGAGCAGTACAAAGACAGATTTCCTTCGGAGTTGTCAGGAGGACAGCAGCAAAGGGTAGCTTTGGGAAGAGCTTTGGTAGCACAGCCCGAAATACTCTTACTGGACGAACCTCTATCCAACCTGGATGCCAAATTAAGAGAAGAAATGAGATACGAAATAAAAGAAATAACTAAAAAACTTAAAATCACAGTTATTTACGTAACTCACGATCAGATAGAAGCAATGACTATGAGCGACAGAATAGTTTTGATTAACAAAGGGGAAATCCAACAAATAGGGACTCCTCAGGAAATTTATTCCCGTCCTAATAATATATTTGTTGCAAACTTTGTCGGAAAAGTCGACTTTATAAAGGGAAAAGTTCAAGACGGAAATATACTTTTAAATGACAGTGACGGTCAGACTTTGCCTAATAAAAGTGACCTGAACGGAAATGTCATAGTGGCTATCCGTCCTGAAAATGTTATTCTTTCCGATGACGGAGAGATAAAAGGAAAAGTATTTTCCAAATTTTACTTGGGAGACTGTAACGACTTGAGAGTGGAAGTAGGTAACGGCAACATTTTAAGAGTTACTGCAAGAGCTTCTACATACGATACTCTGAAAGTCGGAGAAGAAGTAAGATTGAAAGTTCTTGATTACTTCATTTTTGAAGACGACGGAGAAGATAAAACTAAAATAATGACATAA
- a CDS encoding ABC transporter permease — MTGRKKYNIDIKWIVILAVVAFLVIFEVLPLSYLLIRSLFPKGSFSFESFKRVYTYDLNWTALINTLVISGLTTVFGVVLAFPLAFLVGRTDMYGKKFFRTLFVTTYMVPPYVGAMAWLRLLNPNAGILNKFLMQVFSLSKAPFNIYTVGGIVWVLTCFYYPYAFITISRAMEKMDPSLEEASKISGASPLKTLMTITIPMMTPSIIAAGLLVFVASASAFGIPSIIGAPGQIYTVTTRIIDFVHIGSEEGLNDAMVLAVFLMVIANIVLYITTFVIGKRQYITMSGKSTRPNIVELGKWRLPITIIISVFSFFVVILPFITVALTSFTVNMGKPLGLSNMSLSAWEKVFSRASILSSTKNSIIAGLAAAFFGIMISCIMAYLLQRTNVKGKRIPDFLITLGSGTPSVTIALALIISMSGKFKINIYNTLTIMIIAYMIKYMLMGMRTVVSAMSQVHPSLEEAAQISGADWLRMLKDVTLPLIGASIVAGFFLIFMPSFYELTMSTLLYSSQTKTIGYELYIYQTYHSQQVASALATAILIFVIAVNYLLSKLTKGQFSI, encoded by the coding sequence ATGACAGGCAGAAAAAAATATAACATAGATATAAAATGGATAGTTATACTGGCAGTTGTAGCTTTTTTGGTAATATTTGAAGTTCTTCCCCTATCCTATTTATTAATTCGTTCTTTATTTCCTAAAGGAAGTTTCTCGTTTGAATCATTTAAAAGAGTTTATACTTACGATTTAAACTGGACTGCACTGATAAATACACTCGTCATTTCGGGATTGACAACTGTTTTCGGAGTTGTACTGGCATTCCCGTTAGCATTTTTAGTAGGAAGAACTGACATGTATGGCAAAAAGTTTTTCAGAACTTTGTTTGTTACTACATATATGGTACCTCCTTATGTAGGTGCTATGGCTTGGTTAAGACTGTTGAACCCCAATGCGGGAATTTTAAATAAATTTCTTATGCAGGTTTTCAGTTTATCCAAAGCACCCTTCAATATTTACACAGTTGGAGGAATCGTCTGGGTTCTTACGTGTTTTTATTACCCTTACGCCTTTATAACAATATCAAGAGCAATGGAAAAAATGGATCCGTCATTGGAAGAAGCTTCAAAAATATCGGGAGCTTCTCCTCTTAAAACTTTAATGACGATAACTATACCTATGATGACTCCGAGTATAATAGCGGCAGGACTGCTTGTTTTCGTAGCTTCAGCTTCGGCATTCGGTATTCCTTCGATTATCGGGGCACCGGGACAGATTTACACTGTAACTACACGTATTATTGACTTTGTGCATATTGGTTCCGAAGAAGGACTGAACGACGCAATGGTTTTAGCGGTATTTCTAATGGTAATCGCAAATATCGTTTTGTATATTACGACTTTCGTAATAGGAAAAAGACAATATATAACAATGAGCGGAAAATCTACAAGACCTAATATAGTTGAGCTTGGAAAATGGAGATTACCTATAACAATAATAATTTCAGTTTTCTCGTTTTTCGTAGTAATATTGCCTTTTATAACAGTAGCATTGACTTCTTTCACTGTAAATATGGGAAAACCTTTAGGTCTGTCAAATATGTCTTTAAGTGCGTGGGAAAAAGTATTTTCAAGAGCTTCTATCCTAAGTTCCACTAAAAACAGTATAATAGCAGGACTTGCAGCGGCATTCTTCGGAATTATGATTTCATGTATAATGGCGTACTTATTGCAGAGAACAAACGTAAAAGGAAAAAGAATACCCGATTTCCTTATAACTTTAGGTTCGGGGACACCGAGTGTTACAATAGCTCTGGCACTTATAATATCCATGAGCGGTAAATTCAAAATCAATATTTACAACACTTTGACAATAATGATAATAGCATACATGATAAAATACATGCTTATGGGAATGAGAACGGTAGTTTCGGCAATGAGTCAGGTCCATCCTTCACTGGAAGAAGCGGCTCAAATATCGGGAGCAGACTGGCTCCGTATGCTGAAAGACGTAACTCTTCCTCTAATAGGAGCGAGTATTGTGGCAGGATTTTTCCTTATATTCATGCCGTCGTTCTACGAATTGACAATGTCAACACTGCTTTATTCGTCACAAACGAAAACTATCGGTTATGAATTATATATTTATCAGACTTACCACAGTCAACAGGTAGCGAGTGCTCTTGCGACGGCTATTTTAATCTTCGTAATTGCAGTAAACTATCTTTTAAGCAAACTTACAAAAGGACAATTTTCAATTTAG
- the guaA gene encoding glutamine-hydrolyzing GMP synthase: MVKEKILIVDFGSQYSQLIARRIREMEVYCEIVPVIDIEKIKSGKEKVRGIIFSGGPASVYEKDSPTVDKAVFNLGIPILGICYGMQLITHLNGGKVEKAESREFGKAILEVIDGQNPLLSDIPKTSSIWMSHNDHITVLPDGFEIIAETDSSIAAITNNNGIYALQFHPEVVHSECGTEIISNFIFNICKCEKNWKIAGFIEEKAKSIKETVGNEHVLLALSGGVDSSVAAVLINNAIGKQLTCMFVDTGLLRKDEGKKVLEYYKEHFDLNIVFVDAKDRFLNKLKGVDEPEAKRKIIGNEFIQVFNEEIRKLKGKEGAKFLAQGTIYPDVIESQSIKGPSHTIKSHHNVGGLPEDLQFELLEPLKELFKDEVRKVGHELGLPDTIINRHPFPGPGLGIRVIGEVTPDKVKILQEADDIFINELMAQGLYNKVDQAFVTLLPVKTVGVMGDQRTYEYVAAIRSVNTIDFMTATWSKLPYEFLEDVSNKIINKVNGINRIVYDISSKPPGTIEWE; this comes from the coding sequence ATTGTGAAAGAGAAAATTTTAATTGTAGATTTCGGCTCTCAATACAGTCAGCTTATTGCGAGAAGAATCAGAGAAATGGAAGTTTACTGCGAAATTGTACCTGTTATTGACATTGAGAAAATTAAAAGCGGAAAAGAGAAAGTCAGAGGAATAATCTTTTCAGGTGGTCCCGCTTCTGTTTACGAAAAGGACTCTCCTACTGTAGACAAAGCTGTCTTTAATTTGGGAATACCTATACTCGGTATTTGCTACGGAATGCAGCTCATAACTCATCTGAACGGCGGAAAAGTCGAGAAAGCCGAATCACGTGAATTCGGAAAGGCAATATTGGAAGTAATCGACGGACAGAATCCTTTACTTTCGGACATTCCCAAAACTTCAAGTATTTGGATGAGTCACAATGACCATATTACAGTACTTCCCGACGGTTTTGAAATAATCGCTGAAACCGATTCGTCAATCGCCGCTATTACTAACAATAACGGCATTTATGCCTTGCAATTTCACCCGGAAGTTGTTCATTCTGAGTGCGGAACGGAAATAATTTCCAACTTTATATTCAACATCTGCAAATGTGAAAAAAACTGGAAAATCGCAGGATTTATCGAAGAAAAAGCAAAATCGATAAAAGAAACTGTAGGAAATGAACATGTACTACTCGCTCTTTCAGGAGGAGTGGACTCGTCGGTTGCCGCCGTCCTTATAAACAATGCAATAGGAAAACAGCTCACTTGTATGTTTGTGGATACAGGGCTTTTGAGAAAAGATGAAGGCAAGAAAGTCCTCGAATATTACAAAGAACATTTTGATCTCAATATTGTTTTCGTTGATGCCAAAGACAGATTTTTAAATAAACTGAAAGGCGTAGATGAGCCTGAAGCCAAAAGAAAAATCATCGGAAATGAATTTATCCAAGTCTTTAACGAAGAAATCAGAAAACTCAAAGGAAAGGAAGGAGCGAAATTCTTGGCACAGGGGACTATTTATCCTGACGTAATTGAGTCCCAGTCTATAAAGGGCCCTTCGCATACTATAAAATCTCACCACAATGTAGGAGGCTTGCCCGAAGATTTGCAATTTGAGTTGCTCGAACCTTTGAAAGAGCTGTTTAAAGATGAAGTGAGAAAAGTCGGACACGAGTTGGGATTGCCCGACACTATTATAAACAGACATCCGTTTCCGGGACCGGGACTGGGGATAAGAGTTATCGGAGAGGTTACTCCCGACAAAGTAAAAATCTTGCAGGAGGCTGATGACATTTTTATAAACGAACTTATGGCTCAAGGGCTTTATAATAAAGTGGATCAGGCTTTCGTAACCCTACTTCCTGTGAAAACCGTAGGAGTTATGGGCGATCAGCGAACATACGAATATGTGGCTGCTATCCGTTCGGTAAATACTATCGACTTTATGACTGCCACATGGTCAAAACTGCCTTACGAGTTTTTAGAGGACGTGTCGAACAAAATCATAAACAAAGTGAACGGAATCAACAGAATTGTGTATGATATTTCTTCTAAGCCGCCTGGAACTATAGAGTGGGAGTAA
- a CDS encoding type I restriction endonuclease subunit R, whose protein sequence is MSEEVAKYNISAIAEMTNGIILANYKKDDHIQEPGFQTETQLENDMIKNLVSQGYEKLEATSNEDLYKNLKVQIERLNKVTFTQEEWRRFLVEYLDAPNDGMTEKTRKIQENHIYDFIFDDGHLKNIKIIDKENIHNNILQVVHQINQKGKHNNRYDVTVLVNGLPLVHIELKKRGVNIHEAFNQIHRYSKESFNAENSLYKYVQIFVISNGTYTRYFANTTAQSKNNYEFTCEWADAKNKVIRDLEDFTKTFFERRTILEVLTKYCVFDASNTLLIMRPYQIAATERILWKIKSSYESKKAGKTEAGGFIWHTTGSGKTLTSFKTARLATELDYIDKVFFVVDRKDLDYQTMKEYQKFQPDSVNGSKDTKELKRSIEKQDNKIVVTTIQKLNEFVKKNPNHEIYGKHCVLIYDECHRSQFGDAQKNIRKAFKYYYQFGFTGTPIFPENSLGGDTTSGVFGAQLHSYVITDAIRDGKVLKFKVDYNNISAKFKSAETETDEKELKKLERKMLLHPDRISEITRHILRVFDVKTHRNELYSVKQRQLSGFNAMFAVQSVEAAKLYYEEFQKQQENLSEEKRLKVATIYSFSANEEQTAIGEIFEENFEPNALDSTAKEFLEKVINDYNGYFKTNFSTNGNEFQNYYKDLSKKVKNKEIDLLIVVGMFLTGFDAPTLNTLFVDKNLRYHGLIQAFSRTNRILNKVKTFGNIVCFRNLEKATQDAIKTFGDENSVNIILEKSYEEYINGFKDEETGKTVKGYTDICKEIIEKFPEPTEIVLEADKKEFVQLFGELLKSQNILRNFDEFENFESGISDRQMQDMKSVYVDIREEILNSKSQENSSNSSQIDFSDVEFQIDLLKTDEINLDYILTLILEKSKESEDIESLKSEIRRVIRSSLGTRAKEELIIEFINKTKLSELKNNSDILESFYKYAKKEREAKIDELVNEEKLKDDSRRFIKKSIDKGCVEYAGSELDSILPPTSRRQGAREAKKLSVLEKIRKIVEVFVGV, encoded by the coding sequence ATGTCGGAAGAAGTAGCAAAGTATAATATATCAGCAATTGCTGAGATGACAAACGGAATTATTTTAGCTAATTATAAAAAGGATGATCATATACAGGAACCGGGTTTTCAAACTGAAACGCAGTTAGAAAATGATATGATAAAAAATCTTGTATCGCAGGGTTACGAAAAACTTGAAGCAACTTCAAATGAGGATTTATACAAAAATTTGAAAGTTCAAATAGAAAGATTGAATAAAGTAACATTTACACAGGAAGAGTGGAGACGTTTTTTAGTTGAATATTTAGATGCTCCCAATGATGGTATGACTGAAAAAACACGTAAAATTCAGGAAAATCATATTTATGATTTTATATTTGATGACGGGCATTTGAAAAATATTAAAATTATAGATAAAGAAAATATCCATAATAATATTTTGCAGGTCGTACATCAGATAAATCAGAAAGGAAAACATAATAATCGTTACGATGTAACTGTTCTTGTGAACGGGTTGCCCCTTGTGCATATAGAATTGAAAAAGCGGGGAGTAAATATTCATGAAGCTTTCAATCAAATTCACAGATACAGTAAGGAAAGTTTTAATGCGGAAAATTCACTATACAAATATGTACAGATATTTGTGATTTCCAACGGAACTTATACCAGATATTTTGCGAATACGACAGCTCAAAGTAAAAATAATTATGAATTTACTTGCGAATGGGCAGATGCCAAAAACAAAGTAATTAGAGATTTGGAGGACTTTACAAAAACATTTTTTGAAAGACGTACAATTCTTGAAGTTTTGACAAAATATTGTGTATTTGATGCGAGCAATACTTTGCTTATAATGAGACCTTATCAAATAGCGGCGACTGAACGTATTTTGTGGAAGATAAAGTCGAGCTATGAAAGTAAAAAGGCAGGGAAAACAGAAGCAGGGGGATTTATCTGGCATACTACGGGGTCGGGGAAGACACTTACTTCATTTAAAACGGCAAGGCTGGCAACCGAGCTTGATTATATTGATAAAGTCTTTTTTGTAGTTGACAGAAAAGATTTGGATTATCAGACAATGAAGGAGTATCAAAAGTTTCAGCCTGACAGTGTAAACGGAAGTAAAGATACCAAAGAACTTAAAAGAAGTATAGAAAAACAGGATAATAAAATAGTCGTTACTACAATTCAAAAGCTAAATGAATTTGTGAAGAAAAATCCTAATCATGAAATATACGGTAAACATTGTGTTCTTATTTATGACGAGTGTCATCGTTCTCAGTTCGGAGATGCTCAAAAAAATATAAGAAAAGCGTTTAAATATTATTATCAGTTCGGATTTACAGGTACACCGATATTTCCGGAAAATTCATTAGGCGGAGATACTACTTCGGGAGTATTCGGGGCACAATTACACAGTTATGTTATTACAGATGCTATTCGTGACGGGAAAGTACTGAAATTTAAAGTTGATTATAATAATATCAGTGCGAAGTTTAAATCTGCAGAGACTGAAACAGACGAAAAAGAACTGAAAAAACTTGAAAGAAAGATGCTGCTTCATCCTGATAGAATTTCCGAGATTACTAGACATATTTTAAGAGTTTTTGATGTTAAGACTCATCGTAATGAATTATACAGCGTGAAGCAACGTCAATTAAGTGGCTTTAATGCAATGTTTGCAGTTCAAAGTGTAGAAGCGGCGAAACTTTATTATGAAGAATTTCAAAAACAGCAGGAAAATTTGTCTGAAGAAAAAAGGCTGAAAGTAGCTACAATATACAGTTTTTCTGCTAATGAAGAACAGACTGCTATTGGAGAAATTTTTGAAGAAAATTTTGAACCGAATGCTTTGGATTCCACTGCAAAAGAGTTTTTGGAAAAGGTAATAAATGATTATAACGGATATTTTAAAACGAATTTTTCAACTAACGGAAATGAATTTCAGAATTATTATAAAGATTTGTCAAAAAAAGTAAAAAATAAAGAAATTGATTTATTAATAGTAGTCGGAATGTTTTTAACAGGATTTGATGCTCCAACTTTAAACACGTTATTTGTTGATAAAAATCTGAGATATCACGGATTAATTCAGGCTTTTTCAAGAACAAACCGTATTTTGAATAAAGTCAAAACTTTCGGAAATATTGTATGTTTCAGAAATTTGGAAAAAGCAACACAGGACGCTATAAAGACGTTTGGAGATGAAAACAGTGTAAATATTATTTTAGAGAAAAGTTATGAGGAATATATTAACGGATTTAAAGATGAGGAAACGGGAAAAACAGTCAAAGGATATACTGATATATGTAAAGAAATTATTGAAAAATTCCCTGAGCCTACAGAAATTGTCCTTGAAGCTGATAAAAAAGAATTTGTTCAATTGTTCGGAGAACTTTTAAAATCTCAAAATATACTTAGAAATTTTGATGAATTTGAGAACTTTGAAAGTGGAATATCCGACAGACAAATGCAGGATATGAAAAGTGTCTATGTCGATATAAGAGAAGAAATACTAAATTCAAAATCACAAGAAAATAGCAGTAACAGTTCACAAATTGATTTTTCCGATGTTGAGTTTCAGATTGATTTATTGAAAACGGATGAGATTAATTTAGATTATATTTTGACTTTGATATTGGAAAAATCTAAAGAAAGTGAGGATATAGAATCTTTGAAATCCGAAATTCGGAGAGTTATCCGTTCGAGCCTTGGGACACGGGCTAAAGAGGAGCTTATTATAGAGTTTATTAATAAAACGAAGTTATCCGAACTGAAAAACAATAGCGATATTCTTGAATCTTTTTATAAATATGCGAAAAAAGAAAGAGAAGCAAAAATTGATGAATTAGTGAATGAAGAAAAATTGAAAGATGATTCCAGGAGATTTATTAAAAAGTCTATTGATAAAGGATGCGTGGAATATGCAGGATCAGAACTCGACAGTATATTACCACCGACTTCCCGTAGGCAGGGAGCTCGCGAGGCTAAAAAACTTAGTGTTTTAGAAAAAATTAGAAAGATTGTTGAGGTTTTTGTGGGGGTTTAG